The Streptomyces cathayae DNA segment GCAGCGACCGTTTGGTCCCCGATTTCCCGCGGTCCACAGGCGAGGGGCCGGTGTTCTCTCCGCCGCCGGGGGCTTTCACGATGCACCCGTCCACGGCGAGGTTATCCAGGTCCAGGCCGATGGCCTGGTCATAGGCCTCCAGCGCGGCCTGGTGCAGGGCTTCGAAGACTCCTGCGGCGATCCACTCGTCCCGCCGGGACCGCAGCGTGGTCGCGGAGACCTGATGGTCGGCGTGCTGCTGGTAGGTGCCGCCCAGCACGAGCCGGGCCAGGAGCTTGTCGAACACGACCCTGTCCGGGACGCGGGGCCGATGACAGCCCAGCGGATGAACGACCTGGCGGCGCGGGATCAGCGCGTGGAACTGCTCCCACAGAGGGGCGGTGATGGAGGAAGGCAGGACGGGCACGTGACCTTCTGCTTGACCGGTAGTGATCGTGGACCTGTTGTTTCCAGGGCTGCGCCCAGCCGGCGGCCCGGCCGGGCGCAGCCCTGCCCAAGATCACCCGAGCGTTTCCTCCGTCACCGTGGCGGGCAGGGAGATCCGCCAGGTGACGCACCCGGCCGCGGCGAGCCCGGCGACGGCCAGGAGGCTGCTGGCGAGGAACGGGTCGGTGCCGTCCAGGGCGGGAGCGAACCCGATGCCGACGTAGAGCGTGATCCCGGTGGAACCGCCCAGTTGGTCGGCGGCTCGCTGGACGCCGGAGGCGATGCCGGCGTCGTCCTCGGTCACGCCGGTCACCGCGACGTACTGCAGTCCGACGATCCCGAACCCCATCCCGGCCGCGATGAGCGTCATGGCCGGAATCATCGCCGGGCCGGTGGCCCCGAGGGAGGAGACCAGAGCGATGGCGGCCATCGCCAGCACGGTGAAGCCGATCCCGGCCAGGACACAGGCCCGGGCGCCCCACCGTCCGAGCAGCCGGGGAACCAGCACCGAGGCCGCGATCAGGGACACCGCCAGGGGCAGCATCGTCAGACCGGCCTGGAGCGGGCCGGCGCCCGACCGGTCCTGCAGGTAGTAGGTGAACAGCAGGAACGAGGTGGACAGTGCCGCGCTCAGCAGAGCGGTGGCGAGGTTGGCCAGGACGCGCGGCCGGTTGCGGAAGAACCGCAGCGGCACGAGCGGGTTCCGTGAACGGCGCTCGACCCCGACGAACAGGGCTCCGGCTGCCACCGCGCCGGCCAGCGCCGCCGGCGGCAGCCAGGGCAACGTGCCGTCCGCCTGTCCCGCCTCGACGACCCCGAGGGTGAACAGCAGCGGGGCCGCGACCAGCAGGAGCGAACCGGGAAGGTCCAGCGGTGCGGGCTCGGCGGGCCGTTCGCTCGGCACGAGAATGGCCGCAGCAGCAAGCACGACCAGGATGAACGGCACGGACACCAGGAAGATCCACCGCCAGCCGAGCAGCTCGGTGATGATCCCGGAGACCACGAACCCGAGGACGAGGCCACAGCTCGCGACGGCCGCCCACACGCCCAGCGCCCGCGACCT contains these protein-coding regions:
- a CDS encoding MFS transporter, which gives rise to MAMLQFFIAVDVTVVNVALPSIGADFGVDGHALVWVVVGYTITGGGLLMLGGRLGDVLGRRRILLLGTTLFGAASLLAGLAPSFAVLVTARLLQGAGEAIALPAAMAVIVLMFPEGPRRSRALGVWAAVASCGLVLGFVVSGIITELLGWRWIFLVSVPFILVVLAAAAILVPSERPAEPAPLDLPGSLLLVAAPLLFTLGVVEAGQADGTLPWLPPAALAGAVAAGALFVGVERRSRNPLVPLRFFRNRPRVLANLATALLSAALSTSFLLFTYYLQDRSGAGPLQAGLTMLPLAVSLIAASVLVPRLLGRWGARACVLAGIGFTVLAMAAIALVSSLGATGPAMIPAMTLIAAGMGFGIVGLQYVAVTGVTEDDAGIASGVQRAADQLGGSTGITLYVGIGFAPALDGTDPFLASSLLAVAGLAAAGCVTWRISLPATVTEETLG